A genomic stretch from Pseudoliparis swirei isolate HS2019 ecotype Mariana Trench chromosome 18, NWPU_hadal_v1, whole genome shotgun sequence includes:
- the wnt4 gene encoding protein Wnt-4a codes for MRLLAHILAFFFLNIDCSSARAVPAGVHARPRKESKQVVSKKKGPIQPERLQIYIQIYICSSIPLSLPSFDPSLLSAERQREGRENPGGLTVKLRASPVDEPLHAGRWINSLLYGPLRLLLFFFSFFHPLFTSGLFHLSPTCPTVLLEMTEEYVLRWVLMLCCALLTANASNWLYLAKLSSVGSIRDEETCERLRGLIQRQVQICKRNVEVMDAVRRGAQLAIDECQFQFRSRRWNCSTLETMPVFGKIVTQSTREAAFVYAISAASVAFAVTRACSSGELEKCGCDHNVHGVSPEGFQWSGCSDNIAYGVAFSQSFVDVRERSKGQSSSRALMNLHNNEAGRKAILSHMRVECKCHGVSGSCEVKTCWKAMPPFRKVGNIIKEKFDGATEVEQRKVGTTKVLMPRNSQFKPHTDEDLVYLEPSPDFCDYDPRTPGMLGTVGRQCNRTSKAIDGCELMCCGRGFQTQEVEVVDRCSCKFHWCCYVKCKQCRKMVEMHTCR; via the exons aTGAGATTGCTTGCTCAtattttggcttttttttttttaaatattgactgCTCATCCGCGCGCGCTGTCCCGGCTGGCGTTCACGCGCGGCCGAGGAAAGAAAGCAAACAAGTTGTCTCTAAGAAGAAAGGTCCGATTCAGCCCGAGCGGCTCCAGatttatattcaaatatatatttgttcaagCATCCCTCTTTCTCTGCCCTCCTTCGACCCGTCCCTTCTGAGTGCGGAGCGGCAGAGGGAGGGACGGGAGAACCCGGGCGGACTGACCGTGAAGCTGCGCGCCTCCCCGGTGGATGAGCCACTGCATGCGGGGCGATGGATTAACAGCCTCCTATACGGACCCCTGcggctgcttctttttttcttttctttttttcaccccctgTTCACCTCGGGATTATTTCATCTTTCACCGACCTGCCCGACAGTCCTTCTCGAGATGACCGAGGAATATGTTTTGCGGTGGGTCCTGATGCTCTGCTGCGCGCTCCTCACGGCCAACGCAAGTAACTGGCT GTACCTGGCCAAGCTGTCGTCAGTGGGAAGCATCCGGGACGAGGAGACGTGCGAGAGGTTACGAGGCCTCATCCAGAGACAG GTCCAGATCTGTAAGCGCAATGTGGAGGTGATGGACGCGGTGCGTCGTGGAGCCCAGCTGGCTATCGACGAGTGTCAGTTCCAGTTCCGCAGCCGCCGATGGAACTGCTCCACTCTGGAGACCATGCCCGTGTTTGGCAAAATCGTCACCCAGA gcacCCGTGAGGCAGCCTTTGTGTACGCCATCTCAGCAGCCAGTGTGGCGTTTGCGGTCACGAGGGCCTGCAGCAGTGGAGAGCTGGAAAAATGTGGCTGCGACCACAATGTGCATGGAGTCAGTCCAGAGG GTTTCCAGTGGTCGGGCTGCAGTGATAACATCGCCTATGGCGTGGCCTTTTCCCAGTCCTTTGTGGACGTGAGGGAGAGGAGTAAAGGCCAGTCCTCCAGTCGAGCTCTCATGAACTTGCACAACAACGAGGCTGGCAGGAAG GCCATCTTGTCCCACATGCGTGTGGAGTGCAAATGTCACGGCGTGTCAGGGTCCTGTGAGGTCAAGACCTGCTGGAAAGCCATGCCGCCCTTCCGCAAAGTGGGCAACATCATCAAGGAGAAGTTCGACGGCGCCACTGAGGTGGAGCAGCGCAAGGTGGGCACCACCAAAGTCCTGATGCCTCGGAACTCCCAGTTCAAACCTCACACGGACGAAGATCTGGTCTACCTGGAACCCAGTCCGGATTTCTGCGACTATGACCCGCGCACTCCGGGTATGCTGGGCACCGTGGGCCGCCAGTGCAACCGAACGTCGAAGGCCATCGACGGCTGCGAGCTGATGTGCTGCGGCCGCGGCTTCCAGACGCAGGAAGTGGAGGTGGTGGACAGGTGCAGCTGTAAGTTCCACTGGTGCTGTTATGTCAAATGCAAACAGTGTCGCAAAATGGTGGAGATGCACACTTGCCGGTGA